In Armatimonadota bacterium, the following proteins share a genomic window:
- the tthHB8IM gene encoding modification methylase TthHB8I, translating into MLNNPEVQLSLVQERSSNSTDLAEDELHRSLGYVTTPKEVVEFMVRLAAPTRPNCSVLEPACGDARFLTAFVNTYGTAHCLVGVEINAQALKVAAQKTPREIQLVHADFLLWDTSERFDIILGNPPYGIVGDASHYPIHLLKTRKAAYKRQTSTWKGKYNLYGAFIEKAVRLLKPRGKLVFIVPTTWLVLDDFTLLRAFLAERGRIEVFYMGRVFPKVNVSAVVLRFTLGEHGLKLYDMANGEWHMQSPVGELYAQPALVNPDYAGGLIRFETEEWRAFERSGISLGQLFHIYFAARSPEFRKSGLIRFEPSAGCVPVLTGRNLSTGRIDYEVCYSGWWMRQEDAAKLRPFYVVPHLVVGHTKGTRVVCAVDWRCYPWREEYHLVPRQGVLVDWASLEPYLNSEQVQLYLQNLYRDFTPHLTKAMLERIPLPESAVSFVQDSHWRARSLQLVLRCSSS; encoded by the coding sequence ATGTTGAACAATCCTGAGGTGCAGTTATCGCTCGTACAAGAGAGAAGTAGCAATAGCACTGACCTTGCTGAAGACGAACTGCATCGGTCATTGGGGTATGTTACGACCCCTAAGGAAGTAGTAGAGTTTATGGTACGTCTTGCGGCGCCGACTCGTCCGAACTGCAGTGTACTTGAGCCTGCTTGCGGAGATGCACGATTCCTCACAGCGTTTGTGAACACTTACGGTACAGCACATTGTCTTGTGGGTGTTGAGATAAATGCCCAAGCGCTGAAGGTGGCGGCGCAGAAGACTCCTCGTGAGATTCAGTTGGTGCACGCAGACTTTCTGCTTTGGGACACGTCCGAGCGTTTCGACATCATTCTTGGCAATCCCCCTTATGGAATTGTTGGGGATGCCTCACACTATCCTATACACTTGCTCAAAACTCGCAAAGCTGCATACAAACGGCAAACAAGCACTTGGAAGGGCAAGTACAACCTCTACGGCGCATTCATTGAAAAGGCTGTCCGATTACTCAAGCCCCGCGGCAAGCTGGTGTTTATTGTGCCTACTACTTGGCTGGTTTTGGACGACTTCACACTGCTACGTGCGTTCCTTGCGGAGCGCGGGCGCATAGAAGTGTTCTACATGGGCAGGGTGTTTCCAAAGGTAAATGTATCAGCAGTAGTGCTGCGCTTTACGTTAGGGGAACATGGTTTGAAGTTGTACGATATGGCGAACGGTGAGTGGCACATGCAGAGTCCGGTGGGCGAACTGTACGCTCAACCTGCTTTAGTCAATCCCGACTATGCCGGAGGTCTGATCCGCTTTGAAACTGAGGAATGGCGCGCGTTCGAGCGTTCGGGGATATCATTAGGACAATTGTTCCATATCTACTTCGCCGCTCGCAGTCCTGAGTTCCGCAAGAGTGGCTTGATCCGCTTCGAGCCAAGCGCAGGGTGTGTACCTGTGCTAACCGGTAGGAACCTCTCGACAGGACGAATTGACTATGAAGTCTGCTACAGCGGTTGGTGGATGCGTCAGGAAGATGCAGCGAAGCTGCGTCCGTTCTATGTTGTGCCACATTTGGTAGTGGGACACACCAAGGGCACACGAGTAGTATGTGCGGTAGATTGGCGTTGTTATCCTTGGCGAGAAGAGTATCATCTCGTACCTCGCCAAGGCGTTCTGGTAGACTGGGCTTCGTTGGAACCCTATCTGAACAGTGAGCAAGTGCAACTGTACTTGCAAAATTTGTATCGTGATTTTACCCCGCACCTGACGAAAGCAATGTTGGAGCGGATACCATTACCCGAAAGCGCGGTCTCTTTTGTACAGGATTCGCATTGGCGCGCACGCTCACTTCAGCTAGTGCTCAGATGCTCATCCTCTTAA
- the rex gene encoding redox-sensing transcriptional repressor Rex: MARRKKTESSNNRVPIPTLERMATYLRLLSDLEAAKVHTISSADIEEQTGINAAQFRKDLSYFGEFGKPGVGYRVSDLHQRIARILKIHRDQPMLLVGAGNLGSALVGYPGLREHKFTIAAVFDNNYAKIGRMLWDHEILDVNRLKEVNERIHARIGIIAVPASAAQEVADRLVDAGVTAILNFAPTILRVPPHVVVRNVSFLQELAVLSYHLEHEEDRPVVSSTHQIDGV, encoded by the coding sequence ATGGCACGTCGCAAGAAGACGGAATCCAGTAATAACCGGGTGCCTATCCCGACCCTCGAGCGTATGGCGACCTACCTGCGGTTGCTTAGTGACCTCGAGGCGGCGAAAGTACATACTATCTCCTCCGCAGATATCGAGGAGCAGACAGGTATCAACGCCGCGCAGTTTCGTAAAGACCTGTCCTATTTTGGTGAGTTCGGTAAGCCGGGCGTCGGCTACAGGGTAAGCGATTTGCATCAGCGCATCGCTCGCATCCTCAAAATCCATCGCGATCAGCCGATGCTGCTGGTAGGCGCGGGGAATCTGGGTTCCGCGCTGGTAGGCTACCCCGGGCTGCGCGAACACAAGTTCACCATCGCCGCCGTGTTCGACAACAACTACGCCAAAATCGGCAGGATGCTCTGGGACCATGAGATACTGGACGTGAACCGTTTGAAAGAGGTGAACGAACGTATCCACGCTCGTATCGGCATTATCGCGGTACCCGCCAGCGCGGCGCAGGAGGTGGCGGATAGACTGGTAGACGCTGGGGTGACCGCCATCCTCAATTTTGCACCCACTATCCTGCGGGTTCCGCCACACGTGGTGGTGCGCAACGTCTCCTTCCTGCAGGAGCTGGCGGTGCTTTCCTACCATCTAGAGCATGAAGAGGACCGCCCGGTTGTCTCCTCCACACACCAGATTGACGGCGTGTGA
- a CDS encoding hypothetical protein (possible pseudo, frameshifted) — protein sequence MQVLEAVRAHFRPEFLNRIDEIIVFNPLSVREIKQIVDIQIRLLQKRLEEKHIGLTITDAAKEVLAAEGFDPVYGARPLKRVLQKRVMDAIAMKLLAGEFAEGDHIVVDAQNGELVFSKRVEAEVVS from the coding sequence ATGCAGGTTCTGGAGGCGGTCAGGGCGCACTTCCGCCCCGAGTTCCTGAACCGCATCGATGAGATTATCGTCTTCAACCCGCTGTCGGTGCGCGAGATCAAGCAGATTGTGGACATCCAGATTCGCCTGCTGCAGAAGCGATTGGAAGAGAAACACATCGGCTTGACGATTACCGACGCGGCGAAGGAAGTGCTTGCCGCCGAGGGCTTTGACCCAGTGTACGGCGCACGACCGCTTAAGCGCGTGCTGCAGAAGCGCGTTATGGACGCTATCGCCATGAAGCTGCTGGCAGGCGAGTTCGCCGAGGGCGATCACATTGTGGTAGACGCTCAGAATGGCGAGCTGGTCTTCAGCAAGCGTGTGGAAGCGGAGGTGGTGAGCTAG
- a CDS encoding hypothetical protein (possible pseudo, frameshifted): MRLDKLTIRAQEAVQDAQSIAERMNHQNIDAEHLLLALIDQTESIVPTVLQKLGVQVPMLRRYVEAELKKLPQVHGASVASYITPRFKQVMDKAFEEAERLKDEYVSTEHLLMALVEDTQGPAGRLLKQAGVTPDNLYQALMEIRGGHRVTDQSPEEKYQALERYGRDLTDLRPQGQAGPSHRA, translated from the coding sequence ATGAGACTGGATAAATTGACCATCCGCGCTCAGGAAGCGGTGCAGGATGCGCAGAGCATCGCCGAGCGCATGAATCATCAAAATATCGACGCCGAACATCTGTTGCTGGCACTCATCGACCAGACCGAGAGCATCGTGCCGACGGTGCTACAGAAGCTGGGCGTGCAGGTGCCCATGCTGCGCCGTTATGTGGAGGCGGAGCTGAAGAAGCTGCCGCAGGTGCACGGTGCGTCCGTTGCCTCCTACATCACCCCGCGCTTCAAGCAGGTGATGGACAAAGCCTTTGAGGAGGCGGAGCGACTGAAAGACGAATATGTCAGCACCGAGCACCTGCTGATGGCGCTGGTGGAGGACACACAGGGACCTGCGGGGCGTCTGCTGAAGCAGGCGGGCGTCACGCCCGATAACCTGTATCAGGCACTGATGGAGATTCGCGGTGGGCATCGCGTCACCGACCAGAGCCCGGAGGAGAAGTATCAGGCGTTAGAGCGCTATGGGCGCGACCTGACCGACCTGCGCCCGCAAGGGCAAGCTGGACCCAGTCATCGGGCGTGA
- a CDS encoding hypothetical protein (possible pseudo, frameshifted) yields the protein MLIGEPGVGKTAIVEGLAQRIVAGDVPEGLKNKRVWQMDLGAMVAGTKYRGEFEDRLKAVMREIQAAEGQIIVFIDEIHTLVGAGAAEGAIDAANMLKPMLARGELRCVGATTLDEYRKHIEKDPALERRFQPILVTEPDVDDTIAILRGLKERYEVHHGVRITDSAIVAAATLSHRYITDRFLPDKAIDLIDEAASRLRMEIDSMPTEIDEIERRIRQLEIEREALRKEDDPASKERLAKLEAEIANLREESNRLKAHWQQEKEIITSIRRIKEQIEQARLQEQAAEREGDLAKAAELRYGVILSLQKQLDAETKRLEELQKHMKLLKEEVDADDIAEVVSKWTGIPVSRLMEGEMQKLLHMEERLRQRVVGQDHAIEAVSNAVRRARAGLQDPNRPIGSFMFLGPTGVGKTELARALAEFLFDDERAMIRLDMSEYMEKHSVARLIGAPPGYVGYEEGGQLTEAVRRRPYSVILLDEIEKAHPDVFNVLLQVLDDGRLTDGKGRTVDFKNTVLIMTSNLGSQYLAGERLHGYAGGADAGSGGGQGALPPRVPEPHR from the coding sequence GTGCTCATCGGTGAACCCGGTGTCGGAAAAACAGCCATCGTGGAGGGGCTGGCGCAGCGTATCGTGGCGGGTGACGTGCCCGAAGGGCTGAAGAACAAGCGCGTGTGGCAGATGGACCTCGGCGCGATGGTGGCAGGCACCAAGTACCGCGGTGAGTTCGAGGACCGTCTGAAGGCGGTCATGCGCGAGATTCAAGCCGCCGAGGGTCAGATTATCGTCTTCATCGACGAGATTCATACCCTCGTGGGCGCGGGCGCAGCGGAGGGCGCGATTGATGCTGCCAACATGCTCAAGCCTATGCTCGCCCGGGGCGAGCTGCGCTGTGTGGGCGCAACCACGCTGGACGAGTACCGCAAGCACATCGAGAAAGACCCTGCGCTGGAGCGACGTTTCCAGCCCATTCTGGTCACCGAACCCGATGTGGACGATACCATTGCCATCCTGCGCGGGTTGAAGGAGCGATACGAGGTGCATCACGGCGTGCGCATCACCGACAGCGCTATCGTTGCGGCGGCAACGCTGTCGCACCGTTACATCACCGATCGCTTCCTGCCCGACAAAGCAATTGACCTGATTGACGAGGCGGCGTCGCGCCTGCGCATGGAGATTGACTCCATGCCCACCGAAATCGACGAGATCGAGCGGCGCATCCGCCAGCTGGAGATCGAGCGCGAGGCGCTGCGCAAAGAGGACGACCCAGCCAGCAAGGAGCGACTGGCGAAGCTGGAGGCGGAAATCGCCAACCTGCGCGAGGAGAGCAACCGCCTGAAGGCGCACTGGCAGCAGGAGAAGGAGATTATCACCAGTATCCGCCGTATCAAGGAGCAGATCGAGCAGGCACGCCTGCAAGAGCAGGCGGCGGAGCGTGAAGGCGACCTTGCCAAAGCAGCGGAACTGCGCTACGGCGTGATCCTCTCCCTGCAAAAGCAGTTGGACGCCGAGACGAAGCGACTGGAAGAGCTGCAGAAGCACATGAAACTGCTGAAGGAAGAGGTAGACGCTGACGACATCGCCGAGGTGGTCAGCAAGTGGACGGGCATTCCTGTCTCGCGCCTGATGGAGGGCGAGATGCAGAAGCTGCTGCACATGGAGGAGCGTCTGCGCCAGCGAGTGGTCGGACAGGATCACGCCATTGAGGCGGTGTCTAACGCAGTGCGCCGGGCGCGTGCGGGCTTGCAGGACCCCAACCGTCCCATTGGCTCGTTCATGTTCCTCGGACCGACGGGGGTGGGTAAGACCGAACTCGCTCGTGCGCTGGCAGAGTTCCTGTTCGACGACGAACGAGCGATGATCCGCCTCGACATGTCGGAGTACATGGAGAAGCATTCGGTGGCAAGGCTTATCGGTGCGCCTCCGGGCTATGTAGGCTACGAGGAAGGCGGGCAGCTCACCGAAGCAGTGCGCCGACGCCCGTACAGCGTCATCCTGCTGGACGAGATTGAGAAGGCACATCCCGATGTGTTCAACGTGCTGCTACAGGTGCTGGATGACGGTCGTCTTACCGACGGCAAGGGGCGCACGGTAGACTTCAAGAATACCGTGCTGATTATGACCTCCAACCTGGGGTCGCAGTATCTGGCGGGAGAACGCCTTCATGGATATGCAGGAGGCGCGGATGCAGGTTCTGGAGGCGGTCAGGGCGCACTTCCGCCCCGAGTTCCTGAACCGCATCGATGA
- a CDS encoding 8-oxoguanine DNA glycosylase — protein sequence MWRSLDVPPEELRCDVTLVCGQSFRWKPVAANEWRGVIGSYIVTLRQTADDVLYQSFPNDEIAPLLRDYFRLHIPLAPLYRQWCEADVRFAKVAPAFPGLRVLRIDPVECLFSFLCSSANNIPRITRMIDSLCQRYGKRLAAVDGVDYHRFPPVHTLAEAREEDLFALGFGYRARVVVQAARYLHERGRDWLYRLRYAPYEEAHHALTTLPGVGHKIADCVCLFALDKPQAIPVDTHVWQIARRDYLPELQGRSLTEKVYWQVGDFFRARFGAYAGWAHNVLFAAELPAFRTRLQPVSGTGMITSDG from the coding sequence ATGTGGCGTTCGCTAGATGTGCCGCCGGAAGAGCTGCGATGTGACGTGACCCTCGTTTGCGGGCAGTCGTTCCGCTGGAAACCGGTTGCTGCAAACGAGTGGAGGGGGGTTATTGGCTCTTATATTGTCACCCTGCGCCAGACGGCAGATGATGTTCTCTATCAATCCTTCCCGAACGATGAGATTGCCCCCTTGCTCCGCGACTATTTCCGGCTACACATTCCTCTTGCTCCACTGTATCGGCAATGGTGTGAGGCGGATGTGCGGTTCGCCAAAGTTGCTCCTGCTTTTCCTGGCTTGCGCGTGCTGCGTATAGACCCCGTGGAGTGTCTTTTCAGTTTTCTGTGCTCCAGTGCGAACAACATCCCGCGCATCACGCGCATGATTGATTCCCTCTGCCAACGCTACGGAAAGAGACTGGCAGCAGTAGACGGAGTGGATTACCATCGTTTTCCCCCGGTGCACACTCTGGCAGAAGCCCGCGAGGAGGATCTCTTTGCCCTCGGTTTTGGTTATCGGGCAAGAGTGGTTGTGCAGGCTGCGAGGTATCTTCACGAACGGGGGAGAGATTGGCTGTACCGCTTGCGCTACGCTCCGTATGAAGAGGCGCATCACGCGCTGACGACCCTGCCCGGCGTGGGGCACAAGATCGCCGATTGTGTGTGCCTGTTTGCGCTGGACAAGCCGCAGGCGATACCGGTAGACACGCATGTATGGCAAATCGCACGGCGCGACTACCTGCCTGAGCTGCAGGGGCGCAGCCTTACCGAAAAGGTATACTGGCAGGTGGGTGACTTTTTCCGGGCGCGTTTCGGCGCATACGCGGGCTGGGCGCACAACGTGCTGTTCGCCGCCGAGCTGCCAGCGTTTCGAACCCGGTTGCAACCGGTAAGCGGTACTGGTATGATAACGTCTGATGGATAG
- the rbsK gene encoding ribokinase: protein MARVVVVGSANMDMVVRAPRIPRPGETIVGSQFVMVPGGKGANQAVAAARLGAHVTFVARVGNDLFGDHNLEGYQREGIDCRFIVRDEESPSGVALIAVDAEGQNAIVVAPGANMRLTPEDVERAEEAIARADVVLAQLEVPIPAVTRTAGLAHKHGKRMILNPAPAPRQPLPAELLQHVDILTPNETEAQSICNAPDYASPEAMGQALRALGVPVVIITLGGEGVLLQDTNGVQRMPAYPVQAIDTTAAGDAFAGALAVALAEGKSVEMAVQFAQRVAALSVTRLGAQPSLPYRAEVDDFSYQSNI, encoded by the coding sequence ATGGCGCGAGTAGTGGTGGTAGGTAGTGCCAATATGGACATGGTGGTGCGAGCACCACGTATTCCCCGACCGGGCGAGACCATCGTGGGGTCGCAGTTTGTGATGGTTCCCGGTGGAAAGGGGGCGAATCAGGCGGTGGCAGCAGCACGATTGGGAGCGCATGTGACCTTTGTGGCGCGAGTGGGTAACGACCTTTTTGGCGACCACAATCTGGAAGGCTATCAACGAGAGGGGATAGACTGCCGCTTCATCGTGCGCGATGAGGAAAGCCCGTCCGGCGTAGCTTTGATTGCTGTGGATGCCGAAGGACAGAACGCCATCGTGGTAGCTCCGGGAGCCAATATGCGCCTGACTCCAGAGGACGTAGAGCGCGCCGAGGAGGCAATCGCCAGAGCAGACGTGGTGCTGGCACAGCTGGAGGTGCCGATACCTGCGGTTACCCGCACTGCTGGACTGGCGCACAAACACGGCAAGCGGATGATACTGAACCCCGCGCCCGCCCCACGACAACCGCTGCCTGCCGAGCTGCTGCAGCATGTGGACATCCTGACGCCCAACGAAACAGAGGCGCAGAGCATCTGTAACGCCCCCGACTACGCCTCTCCCGAGGCGATGGGTCAGGCGTTGCGTGCGCTGGGTGTGCCGGTAGTCATCATCACGCTGGGCGGAGAAGGGGTACTGCTTCAGGACACCAACGGTGTGCAACGGATGCCCGCGTATCCTGTTCAAGCGATAGATACCACAGCAGCAGGAGACGCCTTCGCAGGCGCGCTGGCAGTGGCGCTGGCAGAGGGCAAAAGCGTGGAAATGGCAGTGCAGTTCGCGCAACGAGTGGCCGCCCTGTCGGTCACCCGTTTGGGGGCACAGCCTTCGTTGCCCTACCGTGCGGAGGTGGATGACTTCTCTTACCAGTCTAATATCTGA
- a CDS encoding short-chain dehydrogenase, whose product MRGVLIVGATSPLARYMAHEFARLGDTLFLAARDMDELQRVASDVQVRFGATVHTGRFDAAAVETHEAFWQEVLRVLGGLDGVVWVAGTMDGLEDAFREPQAVRRLIDVNFTGAASLLTLAACYFEERGKGFIAGVSSVAGDRGRAQNYPYGAAKGGLSLFLQGLRNRLSKRGVQVTTIKPGFIDTRMTWGRDKLPFLASPQRVAKESVQIILKGKDVAYVPAIWWLVMLVIRSIPEKVFKRMSI is encoded by the coding sequence GGTGCTGATCGTGGGAGCTACCTCTCCACTGGCGCGGTACATGGCACACGAGTTCGCCCGTCTTGGCGATACGCTTTTTCTTGCCGCGCGGGATATGGACGAGCTGCAACGGGTTGCCAGCGACGTGCAGGTGCGTTTCGGCGCGACCGTGCACACAGGGCGGTTCGATGCCGCTGCTGTGGAGACTCACGAAGCCTTCTGGCAGGAGGTTCTTCGCGTGCTGGGCGGCCTGGACGGCGTGGTGTGGGTAGCGGGTACGATGGATGGGCTGGAGGATGCTTTTCGCGAGCCGCAGGCGGTGCGACGGCTGATTGACGTCAACTTTACGGGCGCAGCCTCTCTGCTGACGCTGGCAGCGTGCTACTTCGAAGAGCGGGGCAAGGGCTTCATTGCCGGCGTCAGCTCGGTGGCGGGCGATCGTGGGCGAGCGCAAAACTACCCTTACGGCGCGGCGAAAGGTGGTCTGTCTCTCTTCCTGCAGGGCTTGCGCAACCGCCTGAGCAAGCGAGGCGTGCAGGTGACCACCATCAAGCCCGGCTTTATCGATACGCGCATGACATGGGGACGAGATAAACTGCCCTTCCTCGCTTCTCCCCAGCGTGTGGCAAAGGAGAGCGTGCAGATAATCCTGAAAGGCAAAGACGTGGCTTATGTGCCCGCCATCTGGTGGCTGGTGATGCTGGTGATTCGTTCGATACCGGAAAAGGTTTTTAAGAGGATGAGCATCTGA